Below is a window of Oreochromis aureus strain Israel breed Guangdong linkage group 4, ZZ_aureus, whole genome shotgun sequence DNA.
ACAAGATCAGTACACTTTGATCATTAAAAGCTGTGTTTAAACTTGCTCATGAATAAACTTTACTTCCTTACTCCAGCTCTTCTCCATCGTCATCCTCGGTTGCGTTGCTAACGAGGGCTATGTCAACAGGCCAGAGGAGGTGGAGCCGTATTGCATCTTCAACCGCAACCAGGATGCCTGCAACTATGGCATCACCATGGGAACACTGGGGTTCCTATGCAGCGCTGCTTTCCTGGCACTGGATGTTTACTTCCCCCAGATCAGCGGCGTGAAGGACAGGAAGAAGGCCGTCATGGCTGACATTGTGGTGTCAGGTGAGTGTCCCTCTCCTGTGCTTTGGAGTCGGTGGGATTAGGTATGTGTGTTTTATGCGTTTTGTTAAATGTGTTTCCTCCGTGCTGTGTGCAGCTCTATGGGCCTTCATCTGGTTTGTGGGCTTCTGTTTTCTGGCCAATCAGTGGCAGGTCTCTAAAAAAGAGGACAATCCTTTGAACGAAGGATTCGACGCAGCCAGAGCCACCATTgttttctccttcttctccaTCTTCACTTGGGTAAGTGCGTGAAGGCTtccactgctgccacctgctggtcaGACTACTGCACAAACACGTTTATTTAGAAATATTTAAACTCTTGCACATGTATAAGATATGTTGTGTACATGTAACAAACAACTCATATGATTCTGTTTCCTTCTGTCTCTGTTGtcatgtgtgtgttgtgtccCATGTCATGTGTTGTGACGTGCCTCATGTCATGTGATGTGTCATGTGAT
It encodes the following:
- the syngr1a gene encoding synaptogyrin-1a, with amino-acid sequence MDGFQAYGAGKAGGAFDPATFIRQPQTVVRILCWLFSIVILGCVANEGYVNRPEEVEPYCIFNRNQDACNYGITMGTLGFLCSAAFLALDVYFPQISGVKDRKKAVMADIVVSALWAFIWFVGFCFLANQWQVSKKEDNPLNEGFDAARATIVFSFFSIFTWGGLTLLSLERLKRVSFEEEYNKLFSPPLA